In Helianthus annuus cultivar XRQ/B chromosome 8, HanXRQr2.0-SUNRISE, whole genome shotgun sequence, a single genomic region encodes these proteins:
- the LOC110872817 gene encoding uncharacterized protein LOC110872817 isoform X1 has product MSDSILAFEDEIQKLAMKPFRKLQDSCIEFSGRKFLINLKKKKKREKQIEMLKDNTVQCDSKRAKRQCEQHDSDDDFETPMPKGISVNKKEDQPHKQLSSSCQIVTKSKQSSAKTKKRKEPVNDNGSDDDFESPKKDNDIQSPKKRCKNGKRKVNNDRPHVYKDITTTRIRTRSCPANFCEMVQSLNVAQLAVVEEIGFSSVLQLDVHMVPTCLGYWLVTNYDVESNNLDIGTRKIEITRELVRDVLGIPMGDKQVVEMGKPSYSDPVIAEFRNQYGARSKLKKVKEVIETIKASDESGRIFKLNFLVVFNTIMGETTKGSTVLMRFLPSVTTDVDIKDLDWCSYIVTLLKNTKAGWSGLEHFNGPLTFLALVYAHEKGKSLMTTIPAIQHYGTVSLMYLEDDLFANTYTFLSHLEEAIRLKDEENVIDKEGVKNNEKEGCGTTITENEGSSSYEPYDLVSSPTNPTNENELRILIEKKVGQIDKLMTEVEGLMTEVEGLITRGIDKYPNDDGIKQVAVEWEINLQKYRDKKRDVSGNKVQNVTEINNQAGMSLSESTEEEIGFLTMEQLEKDAFMKIAILERKQTNQAKPSDKPSFDFMSQLTPLDEADYTNTPTRDGTAKHNDDVNVARLLKKMPILRTDDGFDEQEVVMETPPNQILAPLPISVVKQISKIKETRPTRNKTLPAILRSPFTRKKVSLATRWSKAEINISETIFAANKDVWNTVFETKHGIIVPRVSLETMYPGLMVHISVLDCWSAVLNSEDKFRNKKDPKRMFCYCNMLGDKDFDITVNEEERIKTFNTNMDRILRDTEKKTIIGFDLLFIPILYSKHYYVICFNLTQPQVHVIDNLASKADFDAKYGQRPQIMQKTLCSYLEIVGHPLASELKMCKPVRLEMPWRTHYNSVDCGIFVMRHMETYKCTPIKVWLCGLLKEVEGQRGQLNDLRVKYLVKILMSDINIQKDAIVAEVRQFAKVRDEEKEALKKSRFERIKERVESAI; this is encoded by the exons ATGAGCGATTCAATCTTAGCATTCGAAGATGAGATTCAAAAATTGGCGATGAAACCTTTCAGAAAATTACAAGATTCATGCA TTGAGTTTTCAGGGAGAAAGTTTCTTATCAACcttaagaagaagaagaagcgtgAGAAACAAATCGAAATGTTGAAAGATAACACTGTGCAATGTG ATTCAAAAAGAGCGAAGCGACAATGTGAACAACATGATTCAGATGATGATTTTGAAACTCCCATGCCAAAAG GAATTAGTGTTAACAAAAAAGAGGACCAGCCACATAAACAACTCTCTTCATCTTGTCAGATTGTAACAAAAAGTAAACAGT CATCAGCCAAAACAAAGAAAAGGAAGGAGCCAGTGAATGACAATGGGTCAGATGATGATTTTGAATCACCTAAGAAAGATAATGATATCCAATCACCTAAGAAACGATGTAAAAACGGGAAAAGAAAGGTGAACAATGACAGACCACATGTTTACAAGGATATCACAACCACTAGAATTAGAACAAGGAGCTGCCCAGCAAACTTTTGTGAAATGGTTCAATCTTTAAATGTTGCACAATTGGCAGTTGTTGAAGAAATAGGGTTCTCAAGTGTTCTTCAATTAGACGTGCACATGGTTCCTACATGTTTGGGGTATTGGCTTGTAACTAACTATGATGTTGAAAGCAATAACTTAGATATAGGAACCCGCAAAATAGAAATAACACGTGAGTTAGTCCGAGATGTACTTGGCATACCTATGGGAGATAAACAAGTAGTTGAAATGGGTAAACCGAGTTATAGTGACCCTGTTATAGCCGAGTTTAGAAATCAATACGGGGCTAGATCAAAGCTAAAAAAGGTAAAAGAAGTCATTGAGACAATCAAAGCATCAGATGAGAGTGGAAGAATATTCAAGCTGAACTTCTTAGTAGTTTTTAACACAATAATGGGTGAAACTACAAAAGGGTCAACGGTGTTAATGAGGTTTCTACCCTCTGTAACAACAGATGTTGACATTAAAGATTTGGATTGGTGTAGCTACATTGTCACTTTATTGAAAAATACTAAGGCAGGATGGAGTGGTTTGGAACATTTTAATGGCCCATTGACATTCTTGGCG TTAGTGTATGCTCATGAGAAAGGAAAATCCTTGATGACAACTATACCAGCGATACAACACTATGGGACGGTTTCACTTATGTACCTTGAAGATGACTTGTTCGCTAACACTTATACTTTCCTTAGTCACTTGGAAGAGGCTATTAGAttaaaagatgaagaaaatgTGATCGACAAAGAGGGCGTCAAGAACAATGAAAAAGAAGGTTGTGGCACTACTATTACAGAAAATGAAG GTAGTTCATCATATGAACCATATGATTTGGTATCATCACCTACGAACCCTACCAATGAGAAT GAGTTAAGAATTTTAATTGAGAAGAAGGTAGGACAAATTGATAAACTGATGACAGAAGTTGAGGGTCTCATGACAGAAGTTGAGGGTCTGATAACGAGGGGGATAGATAAATATCCAAATGATGATGGGATAAAACAAGTAGCAGTCGAATGGGAGATAAACTTACAGAAATACAGAGACAAGAAAAGGGATGTTTCTGGCAACAAGGTTCAAAACGTTACAGAAATAAACAACCAGGCGGGAATGTCGTTGAGTGAATCAACAGAAGAGGAGATTGGTTTTTTAACAATGGAACAACTAGAAAAAGATGCCTTTATGAAGATCGCTATTTTAGAGAGAAAACAAACTAACCAAGCAAAACCATCTGACAAGCCGAGTTTTGACTTCATGTCACAACTTACCCCACTAGATGAAGCCGACTATACCAACACACCTACAAGAGATGGCACCGCAAAGCATAATGATGATGTGAATGTTGCAAGGCTATTGAAAAAAATGCCAATTTTGCGTACTGATGACGGTTTCGATGAACAAGAAGTGGTGATGGAAACACCACCAAATCAAATATTGGCACCATTACCTATAAGTGTTGTGAAACAAATATCAAAGATAAAAGAAACTCGTCCTACACGTAACAAAACTTTGCCTGCTATCTTGCGTTCACCATTTACTCGAAAGAAGGTCAGTTTGGCAACAAGATGGTCAAAGGCCGAAATTAACATATCAGAAACCATATTCGCTGCCAACAAAGATGTTTG GAATACTGTGTTTGAAACGAAACATGGGATAATTGTGCCAAGGGTATCGCTCGAGACAATGTATCCAGGGCTGATGGTTCACATAAGTGTGTTAGATTGTTGGTCTGCAGTGCTCAACAGTGAGGACAAATTCCGTAACAAAAAAGACCCAAAAAGGATGTTTTGTTACTGTAATATGCTG GGCGATAAAGATTTTGATATAACAGTCAATGAGGAAGAAAGAATCAAGACTTTCAATACTAACATGGATAGAATTTTGCGGGACACTGAGAAAAAAACCATTATTGGTTTTGACCTACTGTTTATCCCAATATTGTATTCCAAGCACTACTATGTCATTTGTTTCAATCTGACACAGCCACAAGTTCATGTCATTGACAATCTAGCTTCTAAAGCTGATTTTGATGCAAAGTATGGTCAACGACCACAAATCATG CAAAAAACATTGTGCAGCTACTTGGAAATAGTCGGCCATCCACTTGCATCAGAGTTGAAAATGTGTAAACCAGTACGTTTAGAAATGCCGTGGAGGACCCATTACAATTCTGTGGATTGTGGTATTTTTGTAATGCGTCATATGGAGACGTACAAATGCACCCCAATCAAGGTCTGGTTATGTGGACTATTAAAAGAAGTAGAAGGTCAAAGGGGCCAACTAAATGATCTTAGGGTGAAGTATCTTGTAAAAATACTCATGTCAGATATTAACATACAAAAGGATGCTATTGTGGCCGAGGTTCGTCAGTTTGCAAAGGTACGTGATGAGGAGAAGGAAGCACTGAAGAAAAGCCGATTTGAAAGGATAAAAGAAAGGGTAGAAAGTGCTATATAG
- the LOC110872817 gene encoding uncharacterized protein LOC110872817 isoform X4: MSDSILAFEDEIQKLAMKPFRKLQDSCRRKFLINLKKKKKREKQIEMLKDNTVQCDSKRAKRQCEQHDSDDDFETPMPKGISVNKKEDQPHKQLSSSCQIVTKSKQSSAKTKKRKEPVNDNGSDDDFESPKKDNDIQSPKKRCKNGKRKVNNDRPHVYKDITTTRIRTRSCPANFCEMVQSLNVAQLAVVEEIGFSSVLQLDVHMVPTCLGYWLVTNYDVESNNLDIGTRKIEITRELVRDVLGIPMGDKQVVEMGKPSYSDPVIAEFRNQYGARSKLKKVKEVIETIKASDESGRIFKLNFLVVFNTIMGETTKGSTVLMRFLPSVTTDVDIKDLDWCSYIVTLLKNTKAGWSGLEHFNGPLTFLALVYAHEKGKSLMTTIPAIQHYGTVSLMYLEDDLFANTYTFLSHLEEAIRLKDEENVIDKEGVKNNEKEGCGTTITENEGSSSYEPYDLVSSPTNPTNENELRILIEKKVGQIDKLMTEVEGLMTEVEGLITRGIDKYPNDDGIKQVAVEWEINLQKYRDKKRDVSGNKVQNVTEINNQAGMSLSESTEEEIGFLTMEQLEKDAFMKIAILERKQTNQAKPSDKPSFDFMSQLTPLDEADYTNTPTRDGTAKHNDDVNVARLLKKMPILRTDDGFDEQEVVMETPPNQILAPLPISVVKQISKIKETRPTRNKTLPAILRSPFTRKKVSLATRWSKAEINISETIFAANKDVWNTVFETKHGIIVPRVSLETMYPGLMVHISVLDCWSAVLNSEDKFRNKKDPKRMFCYCNMLGDKDFDITVNEEERIKTFNTNMDRILRDTEKKTIIGFDLLFIPILYSKHYYVICFNLTQPQVHVIDNLASKADFDAKYGQRPQIMQKTLCSYLEIVGHPLASELKMCKPVRLEMPWRTHYNSVDCGIFVMRHMETYKCTPIKVWLCGLLKEVEGQRGQLNDLRVKYLVKILMSDINIQKDAIVAEVRQFAKVRDEEKEALKKSRFERIKERVESAI; this comes from the exons ATGAGCGATTCAATCTTAGCATTCGAAGATGAGATTCAAAAATTGGCGATGAAACCTTTCAGAAAATTACAAGATTCATGCA GGAGAAAGTTTCTTATCAACcttaagaagaagaagaagcgtgAGAAACAAATCGAAATGTTGAAAGATAACACTGTGCAATGTG ATTCAAAAAGAGCGAAGCGACAATGTGAACAACATGATTCAGATGATGATTTTGAAACTCCCATGCCAAAAG GAATTAGTGTTAACAAAAAAGAGGACCAGCCACATAAACAACTCTCTTCATCTTGTCAGATTGTAACAAAAAGTAAACAGT CATCAGCCAAAACAAAGAAAAGGAAGGAGCCAGTGAATGACAATGGGTCAGATGATGATTTTGAATCACCTAAGAAAGATAATGATATCCAATCACCTAAGAAACGATGTAAAAACGGGAAAAGAAAGGTGAACAATGACAGACCACATGTTTACAAGGATATCACAACCACTAGAATTAGAACAAGGAGCTGCCCAGCAAACTTTTGTGAAATGGTTCAATCTTTAAATGTTGCACAATTGGCAGTTGTTGAAGAAATAGGGTTCTCAAGTGTTCTTCAATTAGACGTGCACATGGTTCCTACATGTTTGGGGTATTGGCTTGTAACTAACTATGATGTTGAAAGCAATAACTTAGATATAGGAACCCGCAAAATAGAAATAACACGTGAGTTAGTCCGAGATGTACTTGGCATACCTATGGGAGATAAACAAGTAGTTGAAATGGGTAAACCGAGTTATAGTGACCCTGTTATAGCCGAGTTTAGAAATCAATACGGGGCTAGATCAAAGCTAAAAAAGGTAAAAGAAGTCATTGAGACAATCAAAGCATCAGATGAGAGTGGAAGAATATTCAAGCTGAACTTCTTAGTAGTTTTTAACACAATAATGGGTGAAACTACAAAAGGGTCAACGGTGTTAATGAGGTTTCTACCCTCTGTAACAACAGATGTTGACATTAAAGATTTGGATTGGTGTAGCTACATTGTCACTTTATTGAAAAATACTAAGGCAGGATGGAGTGGTTTGGAACATTTTAATGGCCCATTGACATTCTTGGCG TTAGTGTATGCTCATGAGAAAGGAAAATCCTTGATGACAACTATACCAGCGATACAACACTATGGGACGGTTTCACTTATGTACCTTGAAGATGACTTGTTCGCTAACACTTATACTTTCCTTAGTCACTTGGAAGAGGCTATTAGAttaaaagatgaagaaaatgTGATCGACAAAGAGGGCGTCAAGAACAATGAAAAAGAAGGTTGTGGCACTACTATTACAGAAAATGAAG GTAGTTCATCATATGAACCATATGATTTGGTATCATCACCTACGAACCCTACCAATGAGAAT GAGTTAAGAATTTTAATTGAGAAGAAGGTAGGACAAATTGATAAACTGATGACAGAAGTTGAGGGTCTCATGACAGAAGTTGAGGGTCTGATAACGAGGGGGATAGATAAATATCCAAATGATGATGGGATAAAACAAGTAGCAGTCGAATGGGAGATAAACTTACAGAAATACAGAGACAAGAAAAGGGATGTTTCTGGCAACAAGGTTCAAAACGTTACAGAAATAAACAACCAGGCGGGAATGTCGTTGAGTGAATCAACAGAAGAGGAGATTGGTTTTTTAACAATGGAACAACTAGAAAAAGATGCCTTTATGAAGATCGCTATTTTAGAGAGAAAACAAACTAACCAAGCAAAACCATCTGACAAGCCGAGTTTTGACTTCATGTCACAACTTACCCCACTAGATGAAGCCGACTATACCAACACACCTACAAGAGATGGCACCGCAAAGCATAATGATGATGTGAATGTTGCAAGGCTATTGAAAAAAATGCCAATTTTGCGTACTGATGACGGTTTCGATGAACAAGAAGTGGTGATGGAAACACCACCAAATCAAATATTGGCACCATTACCTATAAGTGTTGTGAAACAAATATCAAAGATAAAAGAAACTCGTCCTACACGTAACAAAACTTTGCCTGCTATCTTGCGTTCACCATTTACTCGAAAGAAGGTCAGTTTGGCAACAAGATGGTCAAAGGCCGAAATTAACATATCAGAAACCATATTCGCTGCCAACAAAGATGTTTG GAATACTGTGTTTGAAACGAAACATGGGATAATTGTGCCAAGGGTATCGCTCGAGACAATGTATCCAGGGCTGATGGTTCACATAAGTGTGTTAGATTGTTGGTCTGCAGTGCTCAACAGTGAGGACAAATTCCGTAACAAAAAAGACCCAAAAAGGATGTTTTGTTACTGTAATATGCTG GGCGATAAAGATTTTGATATAACAGTCAATGAGGAAGAAAGAATCAAGACTTTCAATACTAACATGGATAGAATTTTGCGGGACACTGAGAAAAAAACCATTATTGGTTTTGACCTACTGTTTATCCCAATATTGTATTCCAAGCACTACTATGTCATTTGTTTCAATCTGACACAGCCACAAGTTCATGTCATTGACAATCTAGCTTCTAAAGCTGATTTTGATGCAAAGTATGGTCAACGACCACAAATCATG CAAAAAACATTGTGCAGCTACTTGGAAATAGTCGGCCATCCACTTGCATCAGAGTTGAAAATGTGTAAACCAGTACGTTTAGAAATGCCGTGGAGGACCCATTACAATTCTGTGGATTGTGGTATTTTTGTAATGCGTCATATGGAGACGTACAAATGCACCCCAATCAAGGTCTGGTTATGTGGACTATTAAAAGAAGTAGAAGGTCAAAGGGGCCAACTAAATGATCTTAGGGTGAAGTATCTTGTAAAAATACTCATGTCAGATATTAACATACAAAAGGATGCTATTGTGGCCGAGGTTCGTCAGTTTGCAAAGGTACGTGATGAGGAGAAGGAAGCACTGAAGAAAAGCCGATTTGAAAGGATAAAAGAAAGGGTAGAAAGTGCTATATAG
- the LOC110872817 gene encoding uncharacterized protein LOC110872817 isoform X2, giving the protein MSDSILAFEDEIQKLAMKPFRKLQDSCIEFSGRKFLINLKKKKKREKQIEMLKDNTVQCDSKRAKRQCEQHDSDDDFETPMPKGISVNKKEDQPHKQLSSSCQIVTKSKQSKTKKRKEPVNDNGSDDDFESPKKDNDIQSPKKRCKNGKRKVNNDRPHVYKDITTTRIRTRSCPANFCEMVQSLNVAQLAVVEEIGFSSVLQLDVHMVPTCLGYWLVTNYDVESNNLDIGTRKIEITRELVRDVLGIPMGDKQVVEMGKPSYSDPVIAEFRNQYGARSKLKKVKEVIETIKASDESGRIFKLNFLVVFNTIMGETTKGSTVLMRFLPSVTTDVDIKDLDWCSYIVTLLKNTKAGWSGLEHFNGPLTFLALVYAHEKGKSLMTTIPAIQHYGTVSLMYLEDDLFANTYTFLSHLEEAIRLKDEENVIDKEGVKNNEKEGCGTTITENEGSSSYEPYDLVSSPTNPTNENELRILIEKKVGQIDKLMTEVEGLMTEVEGLITRGIDKYPNDDGIKQVAVEWEINLQKYRDKKRDVSGNKVQNVTEINNQAGMSLSESTEEEIGFLTMEQLEKDAFMKIAILERKQTNQAKPSDKPSFDFMSQLTPLDEADYTNTPTRDGTAKHNDDVNVARLLKKMPILRTDDGFDEQEVVMETPPNQILAPLPISVVKQISKIKETRPTRNKTLPAILRSPFTRKKVSLATRWSKAEINISETIFAANKDVWNTVFETKHGIIVPRVSLETMYPGLMVHISVLDCWSAVLNSEDKFRNKKDPKRMFCYCNMLGDKDFDITVNEEERIKTFNTNMDRILRDTEKKTIIGFDLLFIPILYSKHYYVICFNLTQPQVHVIDNLASKADFDAKYGQRPQIMQKTLCSYLEIVGHPLASELKMCKPVRLEMPWRTHYNSVDCGIFVMRHMETYKCTPIKVWLCGLLKEVEGQRGQLNDLRVKYLVKILMSDINIQKDAIVAEVRQFAKVRDEEKEALKKSRFERIKERVESAI; this is encoded by the exons ATGAGCGATTCAATCTTAGCATTCGAAGATGAGATTCAAAAATTGGCGATGAAACCTTTCAGAAAATTACAAGATTCATGCA TTGAGTTTTCAGGGAGAAAGTTTCTTATCAACcttaagaagaagaagaagcgtgAGAAACAAATCGAAATGTTGAAAGATAACACTGTGCAATGTG ATTCAAAAAGAGCGAAGCGACAATGTGAACAACATGATTCAGATGATGATTTTGAAACTCCCATGCCAAAAG GAATTAGTGTTAACAAAAAAGAGGACCAGCCACATAAACAACTCTCTTCATCTTGTCAGATTGTAACAAAAAGTAAACAGT CCAAAACAAAGAAAAGGAAGGAGCCAGTGAATGACAATGGGTCAGATGATGATTTTGAATCACCTAAGAAAGATAATGATATCCAATCACCTAAGAAACGATGTAAAAACGGGAAAAGAAAGGTGAACAATGACAGACCACATGTTTACAAGGATATCACAACCACTAGAATTAGAACAAGGAGCTGCCCAGCAAACTTTTGTGAAATGGTTCAATCTTTAAATGTTGCACAATTGGCAGTTGTTGAAGAAATAGGGTTCTCAAGTGTTCTTCAATTAGACGTGCACATGGTTCCTACATGTTTGGGGTATTGGCTTGTAACTAACTATGATGTTGAAAGCAATAACTTAGATATAGGAACCCGCAAAATAGAAATAACACGTGAGTTAGTCCGAGATGTACTTGGCATACCTATGGGAGATAAACAAGTAGTTGAAATGGGTAAACCGAGTTATAGTGACCCTGTTATAGCCGAGTTTAGAAATCAATACGGGGCTAGATCAAAGCTAAAAAAGGTAAAAGAAGTCATTGAGACAATCAAAGCATCAGATGAGAGTGGAAGAATATTCAAGCTGAACTTCTTAGTAGTTTTTAACACAATAATGGGTGAAACTACAAAAGGGTCAACGGTGTTAATGAGGTTTCTACCCTCTGTAACAACAGATGTTGACATTAAAGATTTGGATTGGTGTAGCTACATTGTCACTTTATTGAAAAATACTAAGGCAGGATGGAGTGGTTTGGAACATTTTAATGGCCCATTGACATTCTTGGCG TTAGTGTATGCTCATGAGAAAGGAAAATCCTTGATGACAACTATACCAGCGATACAACACTATGGGACGGTTTCACTTATGTACCTTGAAGATGACTTGTTCGCTAACACTTATACTTTCCTTAGTCACTTGGAAGAGGCTATTAGAttaaaagatgaagaaaatgTGATCGACAAAGAGGGCGTCAAGAACAATGAAAAAGAAGGTTGTGGCACTACTATTACAGAAAATGAAG GTAGTTCATCATATGAACCATATGATTTGGTATCATCACCTACGAACCCTACCAATGAGAAT GAGTTAAGAATTTTAATTGAGAAGAAGGTAGGACAAATTGATAAACTGATGACAGAAGTTGAGGGTCTCATGACAGAAGTTGAGGGTCTGATAACGAGGGGGATAGATAAATATCCAAATGATGATGGGATAAAACAAGTAGCAGTCGAATGGGAGATAAACTTACAGAAATACAGAGACAAGAAAAGGGATGTTTCTGGCAACAAGGTTCAAAACGTTACAGAAATAAACAACCAGGCGGGAATGTCGTTGAGTGAATCAACAGAAGAGGAGATTGGTTTTTTAACAATGGAACAACTAGAAAAAGATGCCTTTATGAAGATCGCTATTTTAGAGAGAAAACAAACTAACCAAGCAAAACCATCTGACAAGCCGAGTTTTGACTTCATGTCACAACTTACCCCACTAGATGAAGCCGACTATACCAACACACCTACAAGAGATGGCACCGCAAAGCATAATGATGATGTGAATGTTGCAAGGCTATTGAAAAAAATGCCAATTTTGCGTACTGATGACGGTTTCGATGAACAAGAAGTGGTGATGGAAACACCACCAAATCAAATATTGGCACCATTACCTATAAGTGTTGTGAAACAAATATCAAAGATAAAAGAAACTCGTCCTACACGTAACAAAACTTTGCCTGCTATCTTGCGTTCACCATTTACTCGAAAGAAGGTCAGTTTGGCAACAAGATGGTCAAAGGCCGAAATTAACATATCAGAAACCATATTCGCTGCCAACAAAGATGTTTG GAATACTGTGTTTGAAACGAAACATGGGATAATTGTGCCAAGGGTATCGCTCGAGACAATGTATCCAGGGCTGATGGTTCACATAAGTGTGTTAGATTGTTGGTCTGCAGTGCTCAACAGTGAGGACAAATTCCGTAACAAAAAAGACCCAAAAAGGATGTTTTGTTACTGTAATATGCTG GGCGATAAAGATTTTGATATAACAGTCAATGAGGAAGAAAGAATCAAGACTTTCAATACTAACATGGATAGAATTTTGCGGGACACTGAGAAAAAAACCATTATTGGTTTTGACCTACTGTTTATCCCAATATTGTATTCCAAGCACTACTATGTCATTTGTTTCAATCTGACACAGCCACAAGTTCATGTCATTGACAATCTAGCTTCTAAAGCTGATTTTGATGCAAAGTATGGTCAACGACCACAAATCATG CAAAAAACATTGTGCAGCTACTTGGAAATAGTCGGCCATCCACTTGCATCAGAGTTGAAAATGTGTAAACCAGTACGTTTAGAAATGCCGTGGAGGACCCATTACAATTCTGTGGATTGTGGTATTTTTGTAATGCGTCATATGGAGACGTACAAATGCACCCCAATCAAGGTCTGGTTATGTGGACTATTAAAAGAAGTAGAAGGTCAAAGGGGCCAACTAAATGATCTTAGGGTGAAGTATCTTGTAAAAATACTCATGTCAGATATTAACATACAAAAGGATGCTATTGTGGCCGAGGTTCGTCAGTTTGCAAAGGTACGTGATGAGGAGAAGGAAGCACTGAAGAAAAGCCGATTTGAAAGGATAAAAGAAAGGGTAGAAAGTGCTATATAG